A window from Micromonospora terminaliae encodes these proteins:
- a CDS encoding response regulator transcription factor, which translates to MNGQAAQGRIELRRPDGEPVRVLVVDDEPTLTDLLSMALRYEGWQVTTAGSGMAAITAARQVKPDAVVLDVMLPDLDGFQVLRRLREQAPTVPVLFLTARDAVEERIAGLTVGGDDYVTKPFSLEEVIARLRALLRRSGFAVAAREEAVLTVGDLSLDEDSHEVRRGGDLINLTATEFELLRYLMRNPRRVLSKAQILDRVWNYDFGGQANVVELYISYLRKKIDAGREPMIHTLRGAGYVLKPAE; encoded by the coding sequence ATGAACGGGCAGGCCGCGCAGGGCCGCATCGAGTTGCGGCGACCGGACGGCGAACCGGTGCGGGTGCTGGTGGTGGACGACGAGCCCACGCTCACCGACCTGCTCTCGATGGCGCTGCGCTACGAGGGCTGGCAGGTGACCACCGCCGGCAGCGGAATGGCGGCGATCACCGCCGCGCGGCAGGTCAAGCCCGACGCCGTGGTGCTCGACGTGATGCTCCCCGACCTGGACGGCTTCCAGGTGCTGCGCCGGCTGCGCGAGCAGGCGCCCACCGTGCCGGTGCTCTTCCTGACCGCCCGGGACGCGGTCGAGGAGCGGATCGCCGGGCTCACCGTCGGCGGCGACGACTACGTCACCAAGCCGTTCAGCCTGGAAGAGGTGATCGCCCGGCTGCGCGCCCTGCTGCGCCGCTCCGGGTTCGCCGTCGCCGCCCGCGAGGAGGCCGTGCTCACCGTCGGCGACCTCAGCCTCGACGAGGACAGCCACGAGGTACGCCGCGGCGGCGACCTGATCAACCTCACCGCCACCGAGTTCGAGCTGCTGCGCTACCTGATGCGCAACCCGCGCCGGGTGCTGAGCAAGGCGCAGATCCTCGACCGGGTCTGGAACTACGACTTCGGCGGCCAGGCCAACGTAGTCGAGCTCTACATCTCGTACCTGCGCAAGAAGATCGACGCGGGCCGCGAGCCCATGATCCACACCCTTCGCGGTGCGGGCTATGTCCTCAAGCCCGCGGAGTGA
- a CDS encoding sensor histidine kinase — MSSSPRSDRGGRLRRRLAGWSLRRRLVLSVVALLALVSIGIGGLTTIALRHFLIRQVDDQITAGDRRRENVPDIFRDQPTPGRPGAAGECEALQPPPGFPVNSVAVKVDDGQVVCAKIRTGPRVVESLPVEQAAAVTGQPTDGRPRTVDIGAHGDYRAVAHQAADGDVLVFAVPLSGVNETVMWVLVAQAGLVTAGLIIAGGLGALIVRAALRPLNRVAATAARVTELPLDRGEVALSVRVPAADTDPRTEVGQVGGALNRMLGHVAAALAARQASETRVRQFVADASHELRTPLAAIRGYAEVARRGRDEVPPDVAHALRRVESESTRMTSLVDDLLLLARLDSGRPLAAEPVDLTAMVVNAVSDAHVAGPEHRWQLDLPDEPVSVTGDAHRLHQVLANLLANARVHTPPGTTVTTRLAPVAGGVELTVADDGPGIPDELQPEVFERFARGDSSRSRAHGSTGLGLAIVAAVVEAHHGAVDVASRPGQTVFTVRLPGSTADA; from the coding sequence ATGTCCTCAAGCCCGCGGAGTGACCGGGGCGGGCGACTGCGGCGGCGGCTGGCCGGCTGGTCGCTGCGCCGCCGCCTGGTGCTCTCCGTGGTGGCGCTGCTGGCCCTGGTCAGCATCGGCATCGGCGGCCTCACCACGATCGCCCTGCGACACTTCCTGATCCGCCAGGTCGACGACCAGATCACGGCCGGCGACCGCCGGCGCGAGAACGTGCCCGACATCTTCCGGGACCAGCCGACGCCCGGGCGGCCCGGTGCCGCCGGGGAGTGCGAGGCGCTGCAGCCACCGCCCGGCTTCCCGGTGAACTCCGTCGCCGTGAAGGTCGATGACGGCCAGGTCGTCTGCGCCAAGATCAGGACCGGCCCCCGCGTGGTCGAGTCGTTGCCGGTGGAGCAGGCGGCGGCGGTGACCGGGCAACCCACCGACGGGCGGCCCCGCACCGTGGACATCGGGGCACACGGCGACTACCGGGCCGTCGCCCACCAGGCGGCCGACGGGGACGTCCTCGTGTTCGCCGTCCCGCTGTCCGGCGTGAACGAGACGGTCATGTGGGTACTGGTCGCCCAGGCCGGGCTGGTCACCGCCGGGCTGATCATCGCCGGCGGGCTCGGCGCGCTGATCGTGCGGGCCGCGCTGCGCCCGCTGAACCGGGTGGCCGCCACCGCCGCCCGGGTCACCGAGCTGCCGCTGGACCGCGGCGAGGTGGCGCTGTCGGTGCGGGTGCCGGCCGCCGACACCGACCCGCGTACCGAGGTCGGGCAGGTGGGCGGCGCGCTCAACCGGATGCTCGGCCACGTAGCCGCCGCGCTCGCCGCCCGGCAGGCCAGCGAGACACGGGTACGCCAGTTCGTCGCCGACGCCAGCCACGAGCTGCGTACGCCGCTGGCCGCCATCCGCGGCTACGCCGAGGTGGCCCGGCGCGGGCGGGACGAGGTGCCGCCCGACGTGGCGCACGCCCTGCGCCGGGTGGAGTCGGAGAGCACGCGGATGACCAGCCTCGTCGACGACCTGCTGCTGCTCGCCCGCCTCGACTCCGGCCGCCCGCTCGCGGCCGAGCCGGTGGACCTCACCGCCATGGTGGTCAACGCGGTCAGCGACGCGCACGTGGCCGGCCCGGAGCACCGCTGGCAGCTCGACCTGCCCGACGAGCCGGTGAGCGTCACCGGCGACGCCCACCGGCTGCACCAGGTGCTGGCGAACCTGCTCGCCAACGCCCGCGTGCACACCCCGCCCGGCACCACGGTGACCACCCGGCTCGCGCCGGTCGCCGGCGGCGTCGAGCTGACCGTCGCCGACGACGGCCCCGGCATCCCCGACGAGCTGCAACCGGAGGTCTTCGAGCGGTTCGCCCGCGGCGACAGCTCCCGGTCCCGCGCGCACGGCAGCACCGGCCTCGGCCTGGCCATCGTGGCCGCCGTGGTGGAGGCCCACCACGGTGCGGTCGACGTGGCGAGCCGCCCCGGCCAGACCGTCTTCACGGTGCGGCTGCCCGGATCCACAGCCGACGCATAG
- a CDS encoding glycosyltransferase family 39 protein: MDRTESLLTAPAAGSPATDPAPAPAPEPAVTPAQPPAEPPRRDPRWTRPALLGLLLATAVLYLWGLGASGWGNAFYSAAVQAGSESWKAFFYGSSDAANSITVDKTPASLWLMALSVRLFGLSSWSILVPQALLGVASVGVLHAAVRRWYGPVAGLLAGAVLALTPVATLMFRFNNPDALLVLLLVAAAYATVRAVETASTRWITLTGALVGLGFLTKMLQAFLVIPVFAGVYLLAAPTGLGRRIRQLLLSGLAVVVAAGWWVAVVELVPANARPYIGGSQHNSILELTLGYNGLGRITGDEEGSVGGAGRMGGGGPFSGQSGLLRMFGTEVGGQISWLLPAALILLVAGLWLAGRAARTDRTRAGLLLWGGWLLVTGLIFSFMSGIFHAYYTVALAPAVGALVGIGATLLWRARTTPPAPRWRGFAATVILAVTLAVTAWWSWRLLGRSADWYPWLRTAVLVAGLAVAGLLLLVDRLPRRVAPVLLALGAAAALAGPVAYSLQTAATPHTGSIPSAGPFVQGGFGPGGRGGFPGGGRMPGGMPVPGGQLPGFPGPQNGSAPNGGTAPNGQFPGLPGGGTAQFPGGDGRSQRGGGMGGLLDAREPSAELKALLAADADDYTWVAATVGSNNASGYQLATGEPVMPIGGFNGSDPSPTLAQFQRYIADGEIHYFIGGSGFRANGGSNASAEIAAWVAENFTAQTVDGVTVYDLSGGEQG, translated from the coding sequence ATGGACAGAACAGAGAGCCTGCTGACCGCGCCCGCGGCCGGGTCGCCCGCGACCGACCCGGCCCCCGCGCCCGCTCCGGAACCGGCCGTGACACCGGCGCAGCCGCCGGCCGAGCCGCCCCGTCGCGACCCGCGCTGGACGCGACCGGCCCTGCTCGGCCTGCTCCTGGCCACCGCGGTGCTCTACCTCTGGGGCCTGGGCGCCTCGGGGTGGGGCAACGCGTTCTACTCGGCGGCCGTGCAGGCCGGCTCGGAGAGCTGGAAGGCCTTCTTCTACGGCTCCTCGGACGCGGCCAACTCGATCACCGTCGACAAGACCCCGGCGTCGCTGTGGCTGATGGCCCTCTCGGTCCGCCTCTTCGGGCTGAGCAGCTGGTCGATCCTGGTGCCGCAGGCGCTGCTCGGCGTCGCCTCGGTCGGCGTTCTGCACGCCGCCGTGCGCCGCTGGTACGGGCCGGTCGCCGGCCTGCTGGCCGGGGCGGTGCTCGCGCTCACGCCGGTGGCCACGCTCATGTTCCGGTTCAACAACCCCGACGCCCTGCTGGTGCTCCTGCTGGTCGCTGCCGCGTACGCGACGGTGCGCGCGGTCGAGACGGCGAGCACCCGGTGGATCACGCTCACCGGCGCGCTGGTCGGACTCGGCTTCCTCACCAAGATGCTCCAGGCGTTCCTGGTGATCCCCGTCTTCGCCGGGGTCTACCTGCTGGCCGCGCCGACCGGTCTCGGGCGGCGGATCCGCCAGCTGCTGCTGTCCGGGCTGGCCGTGGTGGTGGCCGCCGGCTGGTGGGTGGCGGTCGTGGAGCTGGTCCCGGCGAACGCTCGGCCCTACATCGGCGGCTCGCAGCACAACAGCATCCTGGAGCTGACCCTCGGCTACAACGGCCTCGGCCGGATCACCGGCGACGAGGAGGGCAGCGTCGGCGGCGCCGGCCGGATGGGCGGCGGGGGCCCGTTCTCCGGTCAGTCCGGCCTGCTGCGGATGTTCGGCACCGAGGTCGGTGGCCAGATCTCCTGGCTGCTGCCGGCCGCGTTGATCCTGCTGGTCGCCGGGCTGTGGCTGGCCGGGCGGGCGGCGCGTACCGACCGGACCCGGGCCGGGCTGCTGCTCTGGGGCGGGTGGCTGCTGGTCACCGGGCTGATCTTCAGCTTCATGTCCGGGATCTTCCACGCCTACTACACCGTGGCCCTGGCTCCGGCCGTCGGCGCGCTGGTCGGCATCGGGGCGACCCTGCTCTGGCGGGCCCGGACCACGCCGCCGGCCCCACGGTGGCGCGGGTTCGCCGCGACCGTGATCCTCGCGGTCACGCTGGCCGTCACCGCCTGGTGGTCCTGGCGCCTGCTCGGCCGCAGCGCCGACTGGTACCCGTGGCTGCGCACGGCCGTGCTCGTCGCCGGATTGGCCGTCGCCGGCCTGCTGCTCCTCGTCGACCGGCTGCCCCGCCGGGTGGCGCCCGTGCTCCTGGCCCTGGGTGCGGCGGCCGCGCTCGCCGGTCCGGTGGCCTACTCGCTCCAGACGGCGGCCACCCCGCACACCGGCTCGATCCCCAGCGCCGGCCCGTTCGTGCAGGGCGGCTTCGGCCCCGGCGGCCGCGGCGGCTTCCCGGGCGGCGGCCGGATGCCGGGCGGCATGCCGGTCCCCGGCGGCCAGCTCCCCGGCTTCCCCGGCCCCCAGAACGGCAGCGCACCGAACGGCGGCACCGCGCCGAACGGGCAGTTCCCAGGCTTGCCCGGCGGCGGCACCGCCCAGTTCCCCGGCGGTGACGGCCGGTCGCAGCGCGGTGGCGGCATGGGCGGGCTGCTCGACGCCCGCGAGCCGAGCGCCGAGCTGAAGGCGCTGCTGGCGGCCGACGCGGACGACTACACCTGGGTCGCGGCCACGGTCGGCTCGAACAACGCCTCCGGCTATCAGTTGGCCACCGGCGAACCCGTGATGCCGATCGGCGGCTTCAACGGCAGCGACCCGTCCCCGACCCTCGCCCAGTTCCAGCGGTACATCGCCGACGGCGAGATCCACTACTTCATCGGTGGCAGCGGGTTCCGGGCCAACGGTGGCAGCAACGCCTCCGCCGAGATCGCCGCCTGGGTGGCCGAGAACTTCACGGCGCAGACCGTCGACGGCGTGACCGTGTACGACCTGAGCGGCGGAGAGCAGGGCTGA
- a CDS encoding bifunctional glycosyltransferase family 2/GtrA family protein, whose protein sequence is MTDTSEPRAAVQARPTTPAAVLDVVVPVYNEEVDLGPCVQRLHAHLTAHFPYPFRITVADNASVDGTLAVAEALAAELPEVRVLHLAAKGRGRALRAAWSASPAPVLAYMDVDLSTDLAALLPLVAPLISGHSDLAIGTRLARTSRVVRGAKREVISRGYNLLLRGTLAVRFSDAQCGFKAIRADVAAGLLPLVQDTGWFFDTELLVLAQRAGLRIHEVPVDWVDDPDSRVDIVATALADLRGIWRLGRALVTGALPLADLRAQLGRAPLHAPPAQVPVGLPRQLARFAVVGVASTLAYLVLFLLARGPLGAQPANLLALLVTAVANTAANRRLTFGVTGRRHAGRHHLQGLLAFALGLALTSGSLAILHAAAGTPARAVELTVLVAANLAATALRFTLLRLAMHHRP, encoded by the coding sequence ATGACGGACACGAGCGAACCCCGGGCCGCCGTGCAGGCCCGGCCCACGACACCCGCGGCCGTGCTCGACGTGGTGGTCCCCGTTTACAACGAGGAGGTCGACCTCGGGCCCTGCGTCCAGCGGCTGCACGCGCACCTCACGGCGCACTTCCCGTACCCGTTCCGGATCACCGTGGCGGACAATGCCAGCGTGGACGGCACCCTCGCGGTGGCCGAGGCGCTCGCCGCCGAGCTGCCCGAGGTGAGGGTGCTGCACCTGGCGGCCAAGGGGCGGGGCCGGGCGCTGCGGGCCGCCTGGTCGGCCTCACCGGCGCCGGTGCTGGCGTACATGGACGTGGACCTCTCCACCGACCTGGCGGCGCTGCTGCCGCTGGTCGCCCCGCTCATCTCCGGCCACTCGGACCTGGCCATCGGCACCCGGCTGGCGCGGACCAGCCGGGTGGTCCGGGGGGCCAAGCGGGAGGTGATCTCACGGGGCTACAACCTGCTGCTGCGCGGCACGCTCGCGGTGCGGTTCTCCGACGCGCAGTGCGGCTTCAAGGCGATCCGCGCGGACGTGGCGGCGGGCCTGCTGCCGCTCGTGCAGGACACCGGCTGGTTCTTCGACACCGAGCTGCTGGTGCTGGCCCAGCGGGCCGGCCTGCGGATCCACGAGGTGCCCGTGGACTGGGTGGACGACCCGGACAGCCGGGTGGACATCGTGGCCACCGCCCTGGCCGACCTGCGCGGCATCTGGCGGCTGGGCCGGGCGCTGGTCACCGGGGCGCTGCCCCTGGCCGACCTGCGCGCGCAACTGGGCCGGGCGCCGCTGCACGCGCCGCCGGCCCAGGTGCCCGTCGGGCTGCCCCGGCAGCTCGCCCGGTTCGCCGTGGTCGGGGTGGCCAGCACGCTGGCGTACCTCGTGTTGTTCCTGCTGGCCCGCGGCCCGCTCGGGGCGCAACCGGCGAACCTGCTGGCGCTGCTGGTCACCGCGGTCGCCAACACGGCGGCCAACCGGCGGCTCACCTTCGGCGTCACCGGCCGCCGGCACGCCGGCCGGCACCACCTCCAGGGCCTGCTCGCCTTCGCCCTCGGCCTGGCGCTGACCAGCGGGTCCCTGGCGATCCTGCACGCCGCCGCCGGCACTCCGGCCCGCGCCGTGGAGCTGACCGTCCTGGTCGCCGCCAACCTCGCGGCCACCGCCCTCCGCTTCACCCTGCTCCGTCTCGCCATGCACCACCGCCCCTGA
- a CDS encoding AraC family transcriptional regulator: MYREEAAPGIPGAVRWASVSRGDGPVRVLPDGCLDLLWSSRSGLLVAGPDRTAHLSVSVPGERWVGLRLPPGTGPAVFGVPADELRDQRVPLADLWGRAAADLADRVAAADAPVAAVLEEVALGRLRAADGPDPLGARVAARLAAGATVAATAAEVGLGARALHRRSRLLFGYGPKTLARILRMRRALDLAGAGTPLAEVAVLAGYADQAHLTREVRELAGVPPTRLLPPAGA, translated from the coding sequence ATGTACCGGGAGGAGGCGGCGCCGGGAATCCCCGGGGCCGTGCGGTGGGCCAGCGTCTCGCGCGGCGACGGGCCCGTGCGGGTGCTGCCGGACGGGTGCCTGGACCTGCTCTGGTCCAGCCGGTCCGGGCTGCTGGTCGCCGGACCGGACCGCACCGCGCACCTGTCGGTGAGCGTGCCGGGGGAGCGGTGGGTCGGGCTGCGCCTGCCGCCGGGCACCGGGCCCGCCGTGTTCGGCGTGCCCGCCGATGAGCTGCGGGACCAGCGGGTTCCCCTCGCCGACCTGTGGGGACGCGCCGCCGCCGACCTGGCCGACCGCGTCGCGGCAGCCGACGCACCGGTCGCCGCCGTGCTGGAGGAGGTCGCGCTCGGCCGGTTGCGGGCCGCCGACGGTCCGGACCCGCTCGGGGCGCGGGTCGCCGCCCGGCTGGCGGCCGGCGCCACCGTGGCCGCGACCGCCGCCGAGGTCGGCCTCGGCGCGCGGGCCCTGCACCGGCGCAGCCGGCTCCTCTTCGGGTACGGCCCGAAGACCCTCGCGCGCATCCTGCGGATGCGCCGCGCCCTCGACCTGGCCGGTGCCGGGACTCCGCTGGCCGAGGTCGCCGTGCTGGCCGGGTACGCCGACCAGGCCCACCTCACCCGCGAGGTGCGGGAACTGGCCGGCGTCCCACCGACCCGCCTGCTGCCACCCGCCGGCGCCTGA